A window of the Brassica napus cultivar Da-Ae chromosome C5, Da-Ae, whole genome shotgun sequence genome harbors these coding sequences:
- the LOC106422463 gene encoding WUSCHEL-related homeobox 1-like isoform X2 — MWMMGYNEGGADSFNGGRKLRPLIPRLSSCPSAAANTNSDHRFNMVMTTMTAEQNKRELMMLNSEHQHPPMMVSSRWNPTPDQLKALEELYQQGTRTPSADHIQQITAQLRRYGKIEGKNVFYWFQNHKARERQKRRRQMENGHDESVFTTTSLVSNHGFDKKYPPGYKVEQTKNWICSVGCDTQPQKPHELHHQEEPVSIALATKGNGRYVGNERQSFPGRNAMSQMMQLAPGHYPSSRQQQHHHELILNSTTVRSSFSTSNSTVSAAKDTVTASPSFLRTRAATNTGTCDDNKDQERHEDCLNGELDHQEKTLELFPLRKEGFCNNGGDDGKEKESAIHCFYEFLPLKN, encoded by the exons ATGTGGATGATGGGTTACAACGAAGGAGGTGCAGATTCCTTCAACGGAGGAAGAAAACTTCGTCCTCTCATCCCACGCCTCTCCTCTTGCCCCAGTGCCGCCGCAAACACCAACTCCGACCACCGCTTTAACATGG TGATGACTACAATGACGGCTGAGCAGAACAAAAGGGAGCTCATGATGCTAAACTCAGAGCATCAACATCCACCTATGATGGTGAGCTCACGGTGGAACCCGACACCGGATCAGTTAAAAGCTCTTGAAGAGCTTTACCAACAAGGAACTAGAACTCCTTCTGCCGACCATATCCAACAAATCACCGCGCAGCTACGTAGGTACGGAAAGATCGAAGGCAAAAATGTTTTCTATTGGTTCCAAAACCACAAAGCACGTGAACGCCAAAAACGGCGACGACAGATGGAAAATGGCCACGACGAATCTGTCTTTACGACAACCAGTCTTGTCTCAAATCACGGTTTCGACAAGAAATATCCACCAG GTTACAAGGTTGAACAGACGAAGAACTGGATATGTTCGGTCGGATGCGACACACAACCACAG AAACCTCATGAACTTCATCATCAGGAGGAGCCTGTCTCCATAGCATTAGCAACAAAGGGCAATGGTCGTTATGTAGGAAACGAGAGACAAAGCTTTCCCGGGAGAAATGCCATGTCGCAAATGATGCAGCTTGCACCTGGACATTACCCTTCTTCACGACAACAACAGCATCATCATGAACTCATTCTCAATTCCACTACTGTTAGGTCTAGCTTCTCCACTAGCAACAGTACTGTTTCGGCTGCTAAAGATACCGTCACAGCTTCACCTTCATTTCTGAGGACAAGAGCAGCAACCAACACAGGAACTTGTGATGATAATAAAGATCAAGAACGTCATGAAGATTGCTTAAACGGTGAACTGGATCATCAAGAAAAGACACTAGAGCTGTTTCCACTGAGAAAAGAAGGGTTTTGTAACAATGGTGGAGATGAtgggaaagagaaagagagcgCCATTCACTGTTTCTATGAGTTTCTTCCATTGAAGAACTAA
- the LOC106422463 gene encoding WUSCHEL-related homeobox 1-like isoform X1 has translation MWMMGYNEGGADSFNGGRKLRPLIPRLSSCPSAAANTNSDHRFNMAVMTTMTAEQNKRELMMLNSEHQHPPMMVSSRWNPTPDQLKALEELYQQGTRTPSADHIQQITAQLRRYGKIEGKNVFYWFQNHKARERQKRRRQMENGHDESVFTTTSLVSNHGFDKKYPPGYKVEQTKNWICSVGCDTQPQKPHELHHQEEPVSIALATKGNGRYVGNERQSFPGRNAMSQMMQLAPGHYPSSRQQQHHHELILNSTTVRSSFSTSNSTVSAAKDTVTASPSFLRTRAATNTGTCDDNKDQERHEDCLNGELDHQEKTLELFPLRKEGFCNNGGDDGKEKESAIHCFYEFLPLKN, from the exons ATGTGGATGATGGGTTACAACGAAGGAGGTGCAGATTCCTTCAACGGAGGAAGAAAACTTCGTCCTCTCATCCCACGCCTCTCCTCTTGCCCCAGTGCCGCCGCAAACACCAACTCCGACCACCGCTTTAACATGG CAGTGATGACTACAATGACGGCTGAGCAGAACAAAAGGGAGCTCATGATGCTAAACTCAGAGCATCAACATCCACCTATGATGGTGAGCTCACGGTGGAACCCGACACCGGATCAGTTAAAAGCTCTTGAAGAGCTTTACCAACAAGGAACTAGAACTCCTTCTGCCGACCATATCCAACAAATCACCGCGCAGCTACGTAGGTACGGAAAGATCGAAGGCAAAAATGTTTTCTATTGGTTCCAAAACCACAAAGCACGTGAACGCCAAAAACGGCGACGACAGATGGAAAATGGCCACGACGAATCTGTCTTTACGACAACCAGTCTTGTCTCAAATCACGGTTTCGACAAGAAATATCCACCAG GTTACAAGGTTGAACAGACGAAGAACTGGATATGTTCGGTCGGATGCGACACACAACCACAG AAACCTCATGAACTTCATCATCAGGAGGAGCCTGTCTCCATAGCATTAGCAACAAAGGGCAATGGTCGTTATGTAGGAAACGAGAGACAAAGCTTTCCCGGGAGAAATGCCATGTCGCAAATGATGCAGCTTGCACCTGGACATTACCCTTCTTCACGACAACAACAGCATCATCATGAACTCATTCTCAATTCCACTACTGTTAGGTCTAGCTTCTCCACTAGCAACAGTACTGTTTCGGCTGCTAAAGATACCGTCACAGCTTCACCTTCATTTCTGAGGACAAGAGCAGCAACCAACACAGGAACTTGTGATGATAATAAAGATCAAGAACGTCATGAAGATTGCTTAAACGGTGAACTGGATCATCAAGAAAAGACACTAGAGCTGTTTCCACTGAGAAAAGAAGGGTTTTGTAACAATGGTGGAGATGAtgggaaagagaaagagagcgCCATTCACTGTTTCTATGAGTTTCTTCCATTGAAGAACTAA
- the LOC106422430 gene encoding uncharacterized protein LOC106422430, which translates to MKKKSKKSPPAKAKSLGSPPIENSPPPSSSSPPSRDEGSLLPPLDEFVSDAHLGSPAAVAAQQTRDKADLSPPVEPSSAKKVIVEESTDPSPGKTVTLNTQVELSSEAMSGSSSDSRPVGSVANEITVAAEPKGNLASADAKDVSLGSQLADPKEPPIRVSIEKEAKAPIDTKKTLCDRAKGVKQLSKKGEAFTLPSGEACIKIPNSVIEKNRKSWEPFVLGQFYSDPPSQGTLHNIVNGIWSKQYRDIAVSKMEGFSYLFRIPNVATRNRVIKQKLWQIEGQTMFVDKWEPGIVPTKPELTSAPIWLELRKVPLQFFNEDGLERIAGLVGHPKFLHPATANKTNLEVAKVFTIIDPRKPLPEAVNVQFDSGVINRVLVSSPWMPPVCGFCKEIGHSTRRCPTAPKSCSVCSSTDHASANCPQAPNKDTRGRKTRRSRSRNKQKWVEMDPQKAPIPPLSEQAPNGPVPPIIHTKTSLEVITLQSKLGTEKDTPELQSDSSDVDSSDSELEEGEFSKHEPDFEVVRNRKRFSELFPGWSYESNYEFSPLGKIWVVWHPSVLVTIISKSLQMITVEVTWPSVQSKIIISIIYASNDPDVRTTLWNEIEELGPALGIKSKPWIILGDFNQIRDPSEHSKPASLNLDMKMRDFNQCLQSAGVDDLNFRGSSFTWWNKQKLNPIAKKLDRALVNDEWYFELSSSVAYFGSPEFSDHAVVSILLDPSTAKAKKPFSCWFSFNVTGSAMFRVSRKLKLLKKCIKEFSKHNYSGIEKRTAHALDCLVTAQNLTLANPSTHNAEVEIRAMKEWEELSTAESSFFFQRSRITWQAINHIHFLVGDNGARIDSLPEIHEQCVNYFSDLLGGTASPSMFEQSDLDMLFDFKCSAEQASNFEKEFSSQDIKDAFFSLPRNKTGGPDGYSSEFFTASWSVVGSEITEAIKEFFRSGSILKQWNAANLVLIPKIPNASHPSEFRPISCLNTVYKVIAKLLASRLQEILPLMISKAQSAFLPRRLLAENVCLSTDLVNGYNNQNLTSRGMLKVDLRKAFDSVRWDFMLASLKALEIPQSYINLISQCLTTASFSVSVNGSTGGFFQSSRGIIQGDPLSPYLFVLAMECFLRLLLSRYEAGSIGYHPRTENLKISHLMFADDVMVFFDGSSNSLHEISECLDDFASWSGLHMNTTKTELFTAGLDHSESQAIASYAFPIGKFPIRYLGLPLMSRKLKISEYAPLMNKITKSFQAWSVKLLSFAGRLQLLRTVIFGLINFWVSAFMLPKGYIAAVETLCARFLWSGNIDKKGIAKIAWTTMCLPKQEGGLSIRSIYIWNQVLGLRFIWLLLSNSPSLWSDWHKSVHLTDKSLWTIEPSPTDSWAWKRILKLRPLALQFCNTVVGNGVNTSFWYDVWTPFGQLINHLGAAGPRALRIRKETRVAEAINGSTWSLPHPRSDQEVELHSYLTTLALPLPIDIDDVYEWKAADFPLNVFNSQATWEVLRPRQAAQDWYDIVWFKGALPKHAFTMWVTNYDRLPTRARLASWGLAIPVVCPFCHAAPETRDHLFLSCQYSFDVWSFIFTRCSGPHGRLADWNELLSWIRAACSKRSLLLRKLASQAVVFHIWKQRNKLVHNNIQLPAANVFREIDKEMKNIISSKRSKKLFSSLMVLWIR; encoded by the exons atgaagaagaagtccaAAAAATCTCCACCGGCGAAGGCAAAATCATTGGGCTCACCCCCGATTGAGAATTCACCTCCGCCGTCCTCCTCTTCACCACCCAGTCGCGATGAAGGAAGCCTCTTACCTCCGCTTGACGAGTTTGTTTCTGATGCCCACCTTGGCTCCCCAGCTGCAGTGGCTGCTCAACAAACTCGTGACAAAGCAGATCTGAGTCCTCCCGTTGAGCCGTCTTCTGCGAAGAAAGTGATCGTCGAAGAGTCGACAGATCCATCTCCAGGAAAGACTGTAACCTTAAATACCCAAGTTGAGTTGAGCTCTGAAGCAATGTCTGGAAGCTCCTCGGACTCTCGACCAGTAGGATCAGTGGCAAACGAAATCACTGTCGCTGCTGAACCTAAAGGGAATCTAGCAAGTGCTGATGCCAAGGACGTGTCTTTGGGCTCGCAGTTAGCTGATCCAAAGGAACCTCCTATTCGTGTAAGCATCGAGAAGGAGGCAAAAGCCCCGATTGATACTAAGAAAACTTTGTGCGATCGAGCTAAAGGAGTTAAGCAATTATCTAAAAAAGGTGAAGCTTTCACCCTTCCATCAGGAGAAGCATGTATCAAGATACCCAACTCGGTGATAGAGAAGAATCGCAAGTCATGGGAACCCTTTGTGCTTGGTCAATTTTACTCTGACCCTCCTTCTCAGGGAACCTTGCACAACATTGTTAATGGTATCTGGAGCAAACAATACAGAGACATCGCTGTCTCCAAAATGGAAGGATTCTCCTATCTGTTCCGGATTCCGAACGTAGCGACCAGAAACAGAGTGATTAAGCAGAAGCTGTGGCAGATCGAAGGCCAGACCATGTTCGTTGACAAATGGGAACCGGGTATTGTGCCCACAAAGCCTGAACTCACTTCGGCTCCTATTTGGCTCGAACTACGGAAAGTTCCTCTTCAATTCTTCAACGAAGATGGCCTTGAGCGTATTGCGGGGCTGGTTGGCCACCCCAAGTTCTTGCATCCTGCCACTGCGAATAAAACAAATTTGGAGGTGGCAAAAGTTTTTACTATCATTGATCCTAGGAAACCACTACCTGAGGCTGTCAATGTCCAGTTTGATTCCGGAGTCATCAATAGAGTGTTAGTGTCGAGCCCCTGGATGCCTCCTGTTTGCGGGTTCTGCAAAGAGATAGGTCACTCAACCAGAAGATGTCCGACTGCCCCCAAATCCTGCTCTGTCTGTAGCTCAACCGATCATGCTTCAGCGAACTGTCCTCAAGCACCAAATAAGGATACTAGGGGAAGGAAGACAAGGAGAAGTAGATCAAGGAATAAGCAGAAATGGGTGGAAATGGACCCTCAAAAGGCGCCGATTCCACCTCTTTCTGAGCAGGCTCCGAATGGCCCTGTTCCTCCTATAATTCACACCAAGACTAGCTTAGAGGTGATTACTCTACAGTCAAAACTGGGCACTGAGAAAGATACG CCTGAGCTGCAATCTGACTCCTCTGATGTTGATTCTTCGGATTCTGAACTGGAGGAGGGTGAGTTTAGCAAACATGAGCCCGACTTCGAAGTGGTCCGTAACAGGAAAAGATTCTCAG AGCTGTTTCCTGGTTGGTCCTATGAGAGCAACTACGAGTTCTCTCCCCTTGGGAAAATATGGGTGGTTTGGCATCCTTCTGTGTTGGTTACTATTATCTCCAAGTCTCTCCAAATGATTACAGTCGAGGTTACTTGGCCGTCGGTTCAATCCAagatcatcatctccatcatctatGCTTCTAACGATCCTGATGTGCGCACGACCCTGTGGAATGAGATTGAGGAGCTAGGTCCTGCTCTTGGTATAAAATCGAAACCCTGGATTATCTTAGGTGACTTCAACCAGATAAGAGATCCTTCAGAGCACTCTAAACCGGCGTCTCTGAATTTGGACATGAAAATGCGGGACTTCAATCAGTGCTTGCAGTCTGCTGGTGTGGATGACCTTAACTTCAGAGGCAGCTCTTTCACATGGTGGAACAAGCAAAAGCTTAACCCGATCGCTAAGAAGCtggaccgagctttggtgaacGATGAGTGGTACTTCGAGCTCTCCTCCTCCGTTGCTTACTTTGGTAGCCCAGAGTTCTCGGACCATGCAGTTGTCTCGATCTTACTGGACCCTTCCACCGCAAAGGCTAAGAAGCCGTTCAG CTGCTGGTTTTCCTTTAATGTCACAGGGTCAGCTATGTTTAGGGTATCGCGTAAGCTGAAGCTATTAAAGAAATGCATCAAGGAGTTCAGTAAACATAACTACTCTGGCATTGAAAAAAGAACAGCGCATGCTCTTGATTGCTTGGTGACCGCTCAGAACTTGACGCTGGCGAACCCTTCCACCCATAACGCTGAGGTGGAGATAAGAGCAATGAAGGAATGGGAAGAGCTATCCACCGCTGAGTCCTCGTTCTTCTTTCAGAGATCAAGGATCACCTG GCAAGCGATCAACCATATTCACTTCTTAGTAGGTGACAATGGAGCACGCATCGACTCTCTACCAGAAATCCATGAGCAATGCGTGAATTATTTCTCTGATCTTTTGGGGGGCACAGCTTCTCCAAGCATGTTTGAGCAAAGTGACCTCGATATGCTTTTTGATTTTAAGTGTTCTGCGGAGCAAGCTTCTAATTTTGAGAAGGAATTCTCATCTCAGGACATCAAGGACGCTTTCTTCTCCTTACCTAGAAACAAAACAGGGGGGCCCGACGGTTACTCTTCTGAGTTCTTCACCGCCTCCTGGTCTGTGGTTGGTTCGGAGATAACGGAGGCCATTAAGGAATTCTTCCGGTCTGGCTCCATCCTCAAGCAGTGGAACGCAGCAAACCTCGTTCTGATCCCAAAAATTCCAAATGCGTCGCATCCTTCTGAGTTTCGGCCTATCTCATGTCTCAATACGGTCTACAAGGTGATCGCTAAGCTACTGGCGTCTAGATTACAGGAGATTCTCCCACTCATGATCTCCAAGGCCCAATCTGCTTTCCTCCCGAGGCGTTTACTAGCTGAAAATGTATGCCTCTCAACTGATCTGGTAAATGGCTATAACAATCAGAACTTAACCTCCAGAGGAATGCTGAAGGTTGATCTCAGGAAGGCCTTTGATTCAGTTAGATGGGACTTCATGTTGGCATCGCTTAAAGCCCTTGAAATCCCTCAAAGCTATATCAATCTCATCTCTCAATGCCTTACTACTGCGTCCTTCTCGGTTTCGGTTAACGGCTCCACAGGTGGTTTCTTCCAGAGTTCTAGAGGAATTATACAAGGAGACCCGCTGTCTCCCTATCTCTTTGTGTTAGCCATGGAGTGTTTCTTGAGGTTACTTCTCTCAAGGTACGAAGCGGGTAGCATCGGCTATCACCCAAGAACAGAGAACCTGAAGATATCCCACTTGATGTTCGCGGATGACGTCATGGTCTTCTTTGATGGTAGCAGTAACAGCCTCCATGAAATTTCTGAATGTCTTGATGATTTCGCCTCCTGGTCCGGGCTGCATATGAACACAACGAAAACTGAGCTCTTCACTGCGGGACTTGACCATTCTGAATCCCAAGCTATTGCTAGCTATGCATTCCCCATTGGTAAATTCCCCATTAGATATCTTGGTCTCCCTCTTATGAGCCGCAAGTTAAAAATTTCCGAATACGCTCCTCTTATGAACAAGATCACTAAAAGCTTCCAAGCATGGTCTGTTAAGCTCCTGTCCTTTGCGGGGCGGCTTCAGCTACTCAGAACAGTGATTTTCGGTCTCATCAACTTCTGGGTCTCGGCCTTCATGTTGCCTAAGGGATACATTGCGGCTGTAGAAACGCTCTGTGCTCGGTTCTTATGGTCGGGAAACATTGACAAGAAAGGTATTGCTAAGATTGCTTGGACCACGATGTGTTTACCAAAGCAAGAAGGCGGGTTGAGTATAAGAAGCATCTACATCTGGAATCAAGTCCTTGGGCTGCGATTCATTTGGTTACTGCTGTCTAACTCTCCCTCTCTTTGGTCTGATTGGCACAAGAGTGTCCATCTCACTGATAAATCCCTCTGGACTATAGAGCCATCACCAACAGATTCTTGGGCTTGGAAAAGAATCCTGAAGCTAAGGCCGCTGGCGCTTCAGTTCTGCAATACGGTGGTGGGAAATGGCGTTAACACGAGCTTTTGGTATGATGTGTGGACACCGTTTGGCCAGCTAATCAATCACTTAGGTGCTGCTGGTCCAAGAGCGCTTCGGATAAGAAAGGAGACGAGGGTAGCGGAAGCAATCAATGGGTCTACCTGGTCACTACCTCACCCAAGATCTGATCAGGAAGTGGAACTTCACTCTTATCTAACAACTCTAGCTCTTCCACTGCCTATTGATATTGATGATGTTTATGAATGGAAAGCTGCTGATTTTCCTTTGAATGTGTTTAACTCTCAGGCCACTTGGGAAGTCTTGCGGCCAAGACAAGCAGCTCAGGATTGGTATGACATTGTGTGGTTCAAAGGAGCACTTCCGAAACATGCGTTCACAATGTGGGTGACTAATTACGACAGATTGCCAACAAGAGCGAGACTGGCCTCATGGGGGCTTGCCATTCCTGTTGTCTGCCCCTTCTGTCATGCAGCGCCTGAAACCAGGGACCATCTATTCCTTTCTTGTCAGTACAGCTTCGACGTATGGTCCTTCATCTTTACCAGATGTAGTGGACCGCACGGCAGACTTGCGGATTGGAATGAGCTATTATCTTGGATCCGAGCTGCCTGTTCTAAGAGAAGCCTCCTGCTTCGAAAGCTGGCTTCTCAAGCGGTTGTGTTCCACATATGGAAGCAGAGGAATAAATTAGTTCATAACAATATCCAACTACCTGCTGCAAATGTTTTCAGAGAAATTgacaaggagatgaagaacatcatctCATCTAAAAGGTCGAAAAAGCTCTTTAGTTCACTTATGGTTCTTTGGATTCGATAG
- the LOC106422512 gene encoding pentatricopeptide repeat-containing protein At3g18020-like codes for MFFISRLRPKENGFYHTFFSKPLSFSSTSVFHLKKTHDHVIDPRIEEEDALEEEDRRRSVTDRAYWRRRIRNLCTLRKSPDEALRIIDGLCLRGYRPDSLNLSSVIHALCDAGRFDEAHRRCLLFVDSGFIPDERTCNVIIARLLDSGDPVSTLRVVQRLIGVKREFVPSLTNYNRLINQMCLMYRVRDAHKLVFEMRSRGHLPNVVTYTTLIRGYCEIRELEVAHKVFDEMRACGVRPNCLTLSVLIGGFLKRRDLEVGRKMMEELWGEMKDETDASVKSAAFANLVDSLCREGYFNDVFEIAEDMPQCDSVNVEFAYGHMMDSLCRYKRNHGAARIVYIMKCKGLKPISTSYNAIIHGLCKDDGCMRGYQLLEEGSEFGFFPSEYTYKLLVESLCKEHDTGKARNVLELMLRKEGTDRNRIYNIYLRALCVVDNPTEILNVLVSMLQGDCRPDEYTLNTVIDGFCKMGRVDDAMKVLGDMMTGKFCAPDAVTLTTVMCGLLTQGRAEEALDVLNRVMPENGFKPSVVTYNAVMRGLFKLRKGDEAMRVFDQMAKAGVSADNTTYAIIIDGLCLTGQVDTAKRFWDDVIWPSGRHDAYVYSAFLKGLCRFGSLSDACHFLYELADSGAVPNVVCYNIVIDECSRSGLRREAYQIIEEMRKNGQAPDAVTWRILDKLHDSRALAVEGE; via the coding sequence ATGTTCTTCATCTCTCGCTTGCGACCCAAAGAAAATGGCTTCTACCATACCTTCTTCTCCAAGCCCCTCTCTTTCTCATCTACCTCCGTATTCCACCTCAAGAAAACACACGATCATGTTATTGACCCTCgaatagaagaagaagatgcactagaagaagaagatcgtCGACGCAGCGTAACCGACAGAGCTTACTGGAGAAGACGGATACGCAATCTCTGCACCCTACGTAAAAGCCCCGACGAAGCTCTTCGAATCATCGACGGCCTTTGCCTCCGCGGATACCGCCCCGACTCGCTTAACCTCAGCAGCGTGATCCACGCTCTCTGCGACGCCGGGCGATTCGACGAGGCTCACCGTCGCTGTCTCCTCTTCGTCGATTCGGGTTTTATTCCCGACGAGCGTACCTGCAACGTTATCATCGCGAGGCTGCTCGATTCGGGGGATCCGGTGAGCACGTTGAGGGTTGTGCAACGTTTGATCGGTGTCAAGAGAGAGTTCGTGCCGTCGTTGACGAATTATAATCGTTTGATTAATCAGATGTGTTTGATGTATAGAGTAAGGGATGCTCATAAGCTTGTGTTTGAGATGAGGAGCAGAGGGCATTTACCAAATGTTGTGACGTACACGACTCTGATCCGTGGGTACTGTGAGATTCGTGAGCTCGAAGTTGCGCATAaggtgttcgacgaaatgcGCGCGTGTGGCGTGAGGCCTAACTGTCTCACGCTGAGTGTTCTTATTGGTGGGTTTTTGAAAAGGAGAGATCTTGAAGTAGGAAGGAAAATGATGGAGGAGCTTTGGGGAGAGATGAAGGATGAGACTGATGCATCAGTGAAGTCAGCAGCTTTTGCGAATCTGGTTGATTCTTTGTGCAGGGAAGGTTATTTCAACGACGTTTTCGAGATTGCAGAGGATATGCCACAGTGTGATTCCGTGAACGTTGAGTTTGCTTACGGGCATATGATGGATTCGTTGTGTCGGTATAAGAGGAACCATGGAGCTGCGAGGATTGTTTATATCATGAAGTGTAAAGGGTTAAAACCTATAAGCACGTCTTACAATGCTATTATTCATGGTTTGTGCAAGGATGATGGGTGTATGAGAGGTTATCAGTTGCTAGAAGAGGGATCTGAGTTTGGTTTTTTCCCGTCTGAGTATACTTATAAGCTCTTAGTAGAGAGTCTATGTAAGGAGCATGACACTGGTAAGGCGAGGAATGTTCTAGAGCTGATGTTGAGGAAAGAAGGAACAGATAGAAATAGAATCTATAATATCTACCTACGTGCTCTCTGCGTAGTGGATAATCCGACAGAGATCCTGAATGTTCTGGTCAGTATGCTTCAGGGAGACTGTAGGCCCGATGAGTATACACTTAACACAGTCATTGATGGATTTTGCAAGATGGGTAGGGTGGATGATGCCATGAAAGTTCTTGGCGATATGATGACAGGGAAGTTCTGCGCACCTGATGCTGTGACTTTAACTACTGTTATGTGTGGCTTGCTTACTCAAGGAAGAGCAGAAGAAGCTCTTGATGTGTTGAATCGAGTTATGCCAGAGAACGGGTTTAAGCCAAGTGTTGTTACATACAACGCTGTTATGCGTGGATTGTTCAAGCTCCGTAAGGGAGATGAAGCTATGCGTGTGTTTGATCAGATGGCAAAGGCAGGTGTGAGCGCAGATAATACTACCTATGCTATTATCATCGACGGGTTGTGTTTGACTGGTCAGGTGGATACGGCGAAGAGGTTCTGGGACGATGTGATATGGCCATCAGGCAGACATGATGCGTATGTGTATTCAGCATTTCTGAAAGGTCTTTGTCGGTTTGGTAGTCTAAGTGACGCTTGCCATTTCCTATACGAACTGGCGGATTCTGGAGCGGTTCCTAATGTCGTGTGTTATAACATTGTGATCGATGAATGTAGCAGAAGTGGGTTGAGGAGAGAGGCGTACCAGATTATAGAGGAAATGAGGAAGAACGGTCAGGCTCCTGATGCTGTCACATGGCGGATACTAGATAAACTACATGATTCCAGAGCTTTAGCAGTGGAAGGAGAGTAA